The following coding sequences are from one Enterococcus sp. 4G2_DIV0659 window:
- a CDS encoding sigma-54-dependent transcriptional regulator — protein sequence MKRIERIFLYVKDQTETLTPSDVSLGSGVTTGDVSEALNIQRSNASKDLNQLVREGLLEKTDGRPVKYVDKAVFKYRPLSKPVKSYREHSLVEKVNPHSVHKPAKKFVGEDIFKGMIGSTGSMRTPVEQAKAAILYPPKGLNCLITGATGSGKTYFAHAMFQFALLNHVIDSDKKLVVFNCADYAHNPELLMSHLFGYAEGAFTGANKAKEGIIHEADGSILFLDEVHRLPPEGQEMIFYFMDHGTYSRLGESVKNRRADVRIICATTENPTSSLLNTFVRRIPIIIQLPNFIDRPAKEKIDLLRVMISMEASRIQRKISLSEDVVKALIGSVSYGNVGQLKSNVQLVTARGFLNHMEQEELTITIDELTDSIKEGMMQLASNREALAELSKYLEPQMIVTPNESLVTIQSDSYELPYNLYEIIGDKAALLKEDGLEQEVINNFITTDINVHLKSFYKDHGFTFDTENKLAEIVDQRIIDVTKEIYHFARQKLNYNFQPNFIYAMSLHISSFLKRIQNGEERQHKLNENIRNMVLDYPMEFETAQEIKRIIEINYQMNIPEFETYYLAVLLISLRENKDAGRIGIVVAAHGKSTATSMVQVVSQLLNVDNLRAVDMPLEMQPKEALRQIITVVQEVNEDSGVILLVDMGSLATFSDEIKRQTGIEVRTVDMVTTPIVLETARKTTLIDTQLDTLYDSLKNFQGYADIQQEKEIDPLASWKKPVIVAICASGEGTAQRMKEMIEASILPQSELELAVLPIAIIDMKEQLLNIQEEYRVIAVTGITNPKIEAPFIPMETFFSGEAEAVIEQLLTESDCYVKTKEMDEQVAKTLCIDYMEQSFTFINPKKIIEPLWEFTDIIKTELDLQVDYTFYVNLVMHLAGALERVLRDGPLSVTEGELKQIMADPNYEVVMKANLYLKQTFRLELPIEEVYYIILLIQNTQLNQTQNTENTLGGIHKEDTLF from the coding sequence TTTAAATACCGTCCGCTATCCAAACCTGTAAAAAGCTATCGTGAGCATAGCCTTGTTGAAAAGGTGAATCCTCATTCTGTACATAAACCTGCAAAAAAATTTGTTGGAGAAGATATTTTTAAAGGAATGATTGGCTCTACTGGGAGCATGAGAACGCCTGTAGAACAAGCCAAAGCGGCAATCTTGTATCCGCCCAAAGGATTGAATTGTTTAATTACAGGAGCCACTGGATCAGGGAAGACTTATTTTGCTCATGCCATGTTTCAGTTTGCCTTATTGAACCATGTAATCGACTCAGATAAAAAGCTTGTTGTCTTTAATTGTGCAGACTATGCGCATAATCCTGAATTACTAATGTCACATCTATTTGGTTATGCAGAAGGGGCTTTTACAGGAGCAAATAAAGCAAAAGAAGGAATCATTCATGAAGCAGATGGTAGTATTTTATTTTTAGATGAGGTTCATCGCTTACCGCCAGAAGGGCAGGAAATGATTTTTTATTTTATGGATCATGGCACGTATTCAAGACTAGGTGAAAGTGTGAAAAACCGGCGGGCAGATGTGCGAATCATTTGTGCGACAACCGAAAATCCTACGTCATCTTTATTGAATACATTTGTTAGAAGGATTCCGATTATTATCCAGCTACCCAATTTTATCGATCGACCAGCAAAAGAAAAAATTGATTTACTTAGAGTGATGATTTCAATGGAGGCATCACGTATTCAACGGAAAATTTCTTTATCTGAAGATGTAGTAAAAGCGTTGATTGGCAGTGTTTCATATGGAAATGTGGGACAATTAAAGTCAAATGTCCAATTAGTGACGGCAAGAGGTTTTTTGAATCATATGGAACAGGAAGAGTTGACGATCACCATTGACGAACTAACTGACAGCATCAAAGAAGGCATGATGCAACTAGCAAGTAATCGTGAAGCACTAGCTGAATTATCCAAATATTTGGAGCCGCAAATGATTGTTACGCCTAATGAGTCATTAGTAACCATACAGTCTGACTCCTATGAATTGCCTTATAATTTATATGAAATCATTGGAGATAAAGCAGCGTTATTAAAAGAAGATGGTCTAGAACAAGAAGTCATTAATAACTTTATTACGACAGATATCAACGTTCACTTAAAATCGTTTTATAAAGACCACGGTTTTACGTTTGATACTGAAAATAAACTGGCAGAAATCGTCGATCAGCGAATTATTGATGTCACTAAAGAAATCTATCACTTTGCTAGGCAAAAGCTAAACTACAATTTTCAACCTAACTTTATTTATGCGATGAGCTTACACATTAGTTCGTTTTTGAAACGAATTCAAAATGGCGAAGAGCGCCAACACAAGCTGAATGAAAACATTCGGAATATGGTGTTGGACTATCCAATGGAATTTGAAACAGCGCAAGAAATCAAACGAATTATTGAAATTAATTATCAAATGAACATCCCTGAATTTGAAACGTATTATTTAGCCGTTCTTTTGATTTCGTTAAGAGAAAATAAAGATGCAGGACGGATCGGAATTGTTGTTGCTGCCCATGGAAAAAGTACGGCAACAAGCATGGTTCAAGTTGTTTCGCAACTATTGAATGTTGATAATTTACGAGCGGTTGATATGCCATTAGAAATGCAACCCAAAGAAGCATTGAGGCAAATTATTACGGTCGTACAAGAGGTAAATGAAGATAGTGGCGTGATTTTACTAGTAGATATGGGTTCTTTAGCCACATTTTCAGATGAAATCAAGAGACAAACTGGGATCGAAGTGCGTACGGTGGATATGGTTACAACACCTATCGTTTTAGAAACCGCAAGAAAAACAACGTTGATTGATACACAGCTGGATACGTTATACGATTCATTAAAAAATTTCCAAGGGTATGCAGATATTCAACAGGAAAAAGAAATCGATCCTTTAGCTTCATGGAAAAAGCCTGTAATTGTTGCTATTTGTGCATCAGGGGAAGGAACAGCTCAACGAATGAAAGAAATGATTGAAGCATCTATTCTGCCTCAATCGGAGTTAGAGCTAGCAGTCTTGCCAATAGCGATTATCGATATGAAAGAACAATTGCTAAACATTCAAGAAGAATATCGTGTAATTGCTGTTACCGGGATTACTAATCCGAAAATTGAAGCGCCGTTTATTCCTATGGAAACCTTCTTTTCAGGTGAAGCAGAAGCTGTTATTGAGCAATTATTGACAGAAAGTGATTGCTATGTAAAAACCAAAGAAATGGATGAACAAGTGGCTAAAACGCTGTGTATTGATTATATGGAGCAAAGTTTTACCTTTATCAATCCTAAAAAAATAATTGAGCCTCTTTGGGAATTTACAGATATTATCAAAACAGAACTTGATTTACAGGTAGATTATACTTTTTATGTTAATTTAGTAATGCATTTGGCGGGGGCATTAGAACGTGTGTTGCGTGACGGTCCGCTGTCAGTGACAGAAGGGGAGCTAAAACAAATTATGGCTGACCCTAATTATGAGGTTGTGATGAAAGCAAATCTTTATTTAAAACAAACCTTTAGATTAGAATTGCCAATAGAAGAAGTCTATTACATTATTTTATTAATTCAAAATACACAATTGAATCAAACACAAAATACAGAAAATACACTAGGGGGAATACACAAAGAGGATACACTGTTTTAG
- a CDS encoding mannose/fructose/sorbose PTS transporter subunit IIB, giving the protein MMDIRLVRIDDRLIHGQVATVWTKSTNVNRILVISDAVAHDTLRKALLVQAAPPGVKVNVITVEKMIEVFSDERFDNLKVMLLFTNPEDVKRVVEGKVVIDSVNIGGMSFTGGKRMITNAVAVDKQDIEAFKYLSDQGIKLEIRKVVADSQVDLMELLKKDQLV; this is encoded by the coding sequence ATGATGGATATCCGTTTAGTACGAATCGATGATCGTTTGATTCATGGGCAAGTTGCGACAGTCTGGACGAAAAGTACCAATGTAAATCGAATCTTAGTTATTAGTGATGCTGTAGCACATGATACATTAAGAAAAGCACTCCTCGTTCAAGCAGCTCCGCCAGGGGTAAAAGTCAACGTGATCACGGTTGAGAAAATGATTGAGGTCTTTAGTGATGAACGATTTGATAATCTAAAGGTCATGTTATTGTTTACAAATCCAGAAGATGTCAAACGAGTGGTAGAAGGCAAAGTTGTGATCGATTCTGTCAATATTGGTGGAATGAGTTTTACAGGTGGTAAACGTATGATTACCAATGCGGTTGCTGTTGATAAGCAAGATATTGAAGCATTTAAGTATTTAAGTGACCAAGGAATCAAATTAGAAATCCGAAAAGTGGTCGCTGATAGTCAAGTTGATTTGATGGAACTGCTGAAAAAAGATCAGCTAGTATGA
- a CDS encoding mannose/fructose/sorbose PTS transporter subunit IIB produces MVGIILASHGEFAQGILQSGSMIFGEQEKVQAVVLMPSEGPDDLKAKLKAAIATFDEEDEVLFLVDLWGGTPFNQANSLFEEHKDKWAIVSGLNLPMLIEAYASRFSMNSAQEIAAHVLETAKEGVRIRPEELEPKEAPKAAVADAQPKGALPEGTVVGDGKIKFVLARVDSRLLHGQVATAWTKSVLPNRIIVVSDAVSKDELRKKLIEQAAPPGVKANVIPISKMIEVSKDPRFGNTKALLLFENPEDVVKVVEAGVDIKEVNVGSMAHSVGKVVVSKVLSMGQEDVEAFEKLEDLGVKFDVRKVPNDSSANMDEILKKAKHELAQAHSK; encoded by the coding sequence ATGGTAGGAATTATTCTTGCTAGCCATGGGGAATTTGCTCAGGGCATTTTACAATCCGGTTCCATGATTTTTGGCGAACAGGAAAAGGTACAAGCAGTTGTATTAATGCCTAGTGAAGGCCCAGATGATTTAAAGGCAAAATTAAAAGCAGCAATCGCAACATTTGATGAGGAAGATGAAGTGCTATTTTTAGTCGACCTATGGGGAGGCACACCATTTAACCAAGCAAACAGTCTTTTTGAAGAACATAAAGACAAGTGGGCAATTGTTAGTGGTTTGAACTTACCAATGTTGATCGAAGCCTATGCTTCACGTTTTTCAATGAATTCTGCACAAGAAATTGCTGCACATGTTCTTGAAACGGCTAAAGAAGGCGTACGCATCAGACCAGAAGAATTAGAACCGAAAGAAGCGCCTAAAGCGGCAGTAGCAGACGCCCAGCCAAAAGGTGCACTACCTGAGGGTACGGTTGTCGGTGATGGCAAAATCAAATTCGTTTTGGCACGTGTAGATTCTCGTCTATTGCATGGTCAAGTAGCTACAGCTTGGACAAAGTCAGTTTTACCAAACCGTATTATTGTTGTGTCAGATGCAGTATCAAAAGACGAACTTCGTAAAAAATTGATCGAACAAGCGGCGCCTCCTGGGGTTAAAGCGAATGTTATTCCAATCAGTAAAATGATCGAAGTGTCTAAAGATCCACGTTTTGGTAACACCAAAGCCTTATTGCTATTTGAAAATCCAGAAGATGTGGTAAAAGTAGTCGAAGCAGGCGTAGATATCAAAGAAGTCAATGTGGGTTCTATGGCTCATTCAGTAGGAAAAGTGGTAGTAAGCAAAGTGTTGTCGATGGGACAAGAAGATGTAGAAGCTTTTGAAAAACTGGAAGACTTGGGCGTTAAATTTGACGTTCGTAAAGTACCAAATGACTCTAGCGCCAACATGGATGAAATCCTTAAAAAAGCAAAACATGAGTTAGCGCAAGCACACTCAAAATAA
- a CDS encoding PTS mannose/fructose/sorbose transporter subunit IIC, translating to MSIITIILVILVAFLAGMEGILDEFQFHQPLVACTLIGLVTGNLEAGIVLGGTLQMIALGWANIGAAVAPDAALASVASAIILVLGGQGVKGVPSAIAIAVPLAVAGLFLTMIVRTLAVPIVHMMDAAAEKGDIRKIEMLHILAVCMQGIRIAIPAAALLFIPAETVQSALESMPAWLTEGMAIGGGMVVAVGYALVINMMATKEVWPFFIIGFVVAAISQLTLIALGALGVALALIYLNLSKMGGSSNGGGGSNTGDPLGDILNDY from the coding sequence ATGTCTATTATAACAATTATTCTAGTAATTTTAGTTGCCTTTCTAGCTGGTATGGAAGGAATTCTAGATGAATTCCAGTTCCATCAACCGTTAGTGGCGTGTACCTTAATCGGTTTAGTAACAGGGAATTTAGAAGCAGGTATTGTTCTTGGCGGAACATTACAAATGATCGCACTTGGTTGGGCAAACATCGGAGCCGCAGTCGCACCGGATGCGGCATTAGCATCGGTTGCATCAGCAATTATTTTAGTATTAGGCGGACAAGGTGTTAAAGGTGTTCCATCAGCAATCGCAATTGCTGTACCTCTTGCAGTAGCAGGTCTTTTCTTAACAATGATCGTTCGTACACTTGCTGTACCAATCGTTCATATGATGGATGCAGCAGCTGAAAAAGGCGATATCAGAAAAATCGAAATGTTACACATTTTAGCAGTATGTATGCAAGGGATTCGTATTGCAATTCCAGCAGCAGCGCTATTATTCATTCCAGCTGAAACGGTTCAATCTGCATTAGAATCAATGCCAGCATGGTTGACAGAAGGTATGGCCATCGGTGGTGGTATGGTCGTAGCTGTTGGTTACGCATTAGTAATCAATATGATGGCAACAAAAGAAGTATGGCCATTCTTTATCATCGGATTCGTTGTAGCAGCAATTTCTCAATTAACATTGATCGCACTTGGTGCTTTAGGTGTAGCTTTAGCCTTGATTTACTTGAACCTTTCTAAAATGGGCGGTTCTTCAAATGGTGGCGGCGGAAGCAATACTGGTGACCCACTAGGCGATATCTTAAATGATTATTAA
- a CDS encoding PTS system mannose/fructose/sorbose family transporter subunit IID, producing MAEKIELSKKDRLAVAWRSTFIQGSWNYERMQNGGWAFSMIPAIRKLYKTKEDQSAALKRHLEFFNTHPYIASPILGVTLALEEERANGAPVDDVAIQGVKVGMMGPLAGVGDPVFWFTIRPMLGALGASLAIGGNILGPIIFFLAWNLIRWSFMWYTQEFGYKAGSKITEDLSGGLLQDVTKGASILGMFVLAALVQRWVSIKFIPIVSTVKLDKGAYVEWDKLPINGEGLQKAFEEVGSGKALSAMKVTTLQNNLDQLIPGLAALLLTFLCMWLLKKKVSPIVIILGLFVVGVVGHVVGLL from the coding sequence ATGGCAGAAAAAATTGAATTATCCAAAAAAGATCGTTTAGCCGTTGCATGGCGCTCTACATTCATTCAGGGCTCTTGGAACTACGAACGTATGCAAAATGGTGGTTGGGCATTTTCAATGATCCCAGCAATCCGTAAATTATATAAAACAAAAGAAGATCAATCAGCAGCATTAAAACGTCACTTAGAGTTCTTTAACACGCACCCATACATTGCTTCACCGATTCTAGGTGTAACTTTAGCACTAGAAGAAGAACGTGCCAATGGCGCACCTGTTGATGATGTCGCAATTCAAGGGGTAAAAGTTGGGATGATGGGTCCTTTAGCAGGTGTTGGTGATCCAGTATTCTGGTTTACGATTCGTCCGATGTTAGGTGCATTAGGTGCTTCACTTGCAATTGGCGGAAACATTCTTGGTCCAATCATTTTCTTCCTAGCGTGGAATCTGATTCGTTGGTCATTTATGTGGTATACACAAGAATTCGGTTATAAAGCTGGTTCTAAGATCACAGAAGACCTTTCTGGCGGTTTATTGCAAGATGTTACAAAAGGTGCTTCGATCCTCGGGATGTTCGTGCTGGCAGCTTTAGTACAGCGGTGGGTATCGATCAAGTTTATACCAATCGTTTCTACGGTTAAACTAGACAAAGGTGCTTATGTAGAATGGGATAAACTTCCAATCAATGGCGAAGGGTTACAGAAAGCTTTTGAAGAAGTTGGCTCAGGTAAGGCACTTTCAGCAATGAAAGTAACGACTTTACAAAATAACTTGGATCAATTGATTCCTGGTTTAGCAGCGTTATTACTGACATTCTTATGTATGTGGTTATTGAAGAAAAAAGTTTCTCCAATCGTGATCATTCTTGGTTTGTTCGTAGTCGGTGTGGTAGGTCACGTAGTGGGATTACTATAA
- a CDS encoding DUF956 family protein gives MVQSLNTKVDFITDATAFTGLTDYGKIMIGDKGFEFYNSRDSRKFVQIPWEEVDYVIASVMFKGKWIPRYAIQTKKNGTFTFSSKQPKKVLREIQTYVAPDHMVQSLGFFDVIKRAFLSIGKKK, from the coding sequence ATGGTTCAATCTCTGAATACAAAAGTAGATTTCATAACGGATGCTACTGCATTTACGGGACTTACAGATTATGGAAAGATTATGATTGGGGATAAAGGGTTTGAATTTTATAACTCTCGTGATAGCCGAAAATTTGTTCAAATTCCGTGGGAAGAAGTTGATTATGTCATTGCTTCAGTGATGTTTAAAGGAAAATGGATTCCGCGATATGCTATACAGACGAAGAAAAATGGTACCTTTACTTTTTCCTCTAAACAACCTAAAAAAGTGCTTAGAGAAATACAGACATATGTAGCACCAGATCATATGGTACAGTCGTTAGGATTTTTTGATGTAATTAAACGTGCATTTTTATCAATAGGTAAAAAGAAATAG
- a CDS encoding HdeD family acid-resistance protein — MNETRRNGVDWGSLILGILFVLTALVSFQDPAGNLVAIVMVFAVFAILKGIFEILVRNRMKELTGYKAYGPIILGVIDIIIGIYFFFNLNVGVAALPFIFAIWFILDSIFGLFALDLAKSVSTGYFWFTLIVDVLGIILGIMLLMNPLSSALTLSFLVGFYFMLFGITHIVYAFR, encoded by the coding sequence ATGAATGAAACTAGAAGAAATGGTGTGGATTGGGGTTCTTTAATTCTAGGGATTCTCTTTGTATTAACAGCACTTGTATCATTTCAAGATCCAGCGGGAAATTTAGTTGCGATTGTAATGGTCTTTGCCGTATTTGCGATTTTGAAAGGAATATTTGAAATTCTCGTTCGTAATAGAATGAAAGAATTGACTGGTTACAAAGCGTATGGACCAATTATTTTAGGTGTGATTGATATCATCATTGGTATCTATTTCTTCTTTAATTTAAATGTTGGTGTAGCAGCGTTGCCATTTATTTTTGCGATTTGGTTTATTTTAGATTCAATATTTGGACTGTTTGCTTTGGATTTAGCAAAATCAGTTAGTACAGGGTATTTTTGGTTTACGCTGATTGTTGATGTATTAGGGATTATTTTAGGTATAATGCTATTGATGAATCCTCTATCTTCTGCTCTAACATTAAGTTTTTTAGTTGGTTTTTATTTCATGTTATTTGGGATTACACATATTGTCTATGCATTTAGATGA
- a CDS encoding TMEM175 family protein encodes MSKSRIEAFTDAVIAIVMTILVLELRQPTTDTLAGLVGVERKLFIYIVSFVMLAIYWNNHHHMFQLVHKINGRVLWANNLFIFTLTLVPFATAWVGDFIHSLVPQIIYGLVTLLANISYLILTKELIRANGEDSKLRELFQRYKKSYITIFLNILGILLGVLIHPYCVLIINIGILIMWIIPDRRIEKQYKE; translated from the coding sequence ATGTCAAAATCAAGAATTGAAGCTTTTACCGATGCGGTGATTGCAATCGTGATGACTATCTTAGTATTAGAATTACGTCAGCCGACAACAGATACTTTAGCCGGTTTGGTAGGTGTTGAACGTAAATTATTTATCTATATAGTAAGTTTTGTGATGTTAGCAATTTATTGGAACAATCATCATCATATGTTTCAATTGGTTCATAAAATCAACGGACGTGTTTTGTGGGCCAATAATTTGTTTATCTTTACCCTAACACTTGTACCGTTTGCCACAGCATGGGTGGGAGATTTCATCCATAGTCTTGTGCCTCAGATTATCTATGGGCTCGTGACACTTTTAGCGAATATTTCTTATTTGATACTGACAAAAGAGTTGATTCGAGCGAACGGTGAAGACTCTAAACTGCGTGAATTGTTTCAGCGTTATAAAAAATCATATATAACTATTTTTTTGAACATCTTGGGGATATTATTGGGTGTTTTGATCCATCCTTATTGTGTATTGATTATAAATATCGGTATTTTAATTATGTGGATTATTCCTGATCGAAGAATTGAAAAACAATACAAAGAGTAA
- the dhaS gene encoding dihydroxyacetone kinase transcriptional activator DhaS, protein MTGSLITKKKITKAFKQLVVEHGFDKVTIAKIMQTSKMRRQTFYDHFQDKYELVDWIFQQEAIEKIEDNLAYEDWQTIVENLLIYFEENQVFYRKILFFDGQNSFEEYYIQHLKGLIHQILVIRNPSYIQFEEEDRTFLEEFYANAFVSLTTKWILEGCKVNSRHFAKQMKLVFLIGFEEKM, encoded by the coding sequence ATGACAGGATCATTGATTACGAAAAAGAAAATTACAAAAGCATTCAAACAACTTGTTGTTGAGCATGGTTTTGATAAAGTGACGATTGCAAAAATCATGCAGACAAGTAAGATGCGGCGTCAGACATTTTATGATCATTTTCAAGACAAATATGAATTGGTGGATTGGATTTTTCAACAAGAGGCGATTGAAAAAATCGAGGATAATCTTGCGTATGAAGATTGGCAGACGATTGTAGAGAATTTACTGATTTATTTTGAGGAGAATCAAGTGTTTTACCGAAAGATTTTGTTTTTTGATGGACAAAATTCATTTGAGGAATATTATATACAGCATCTAAAAGGGCTTATCCATCAAATTCTGGTTATTCGGAATCCATCATATATTCAATTTGAAGAAGAGGATCGTACCTTTTTGGAAGAGTTTTATGCAAATGCCTTCGTTTCTTTGACAACGAAATGGATTTTAGAAGGATGTAAAGTCAATTCACGCCATTTTGCTAAGCAAATGAAATTAGTCTTTTTGATTGGCTTTGAGGAAAAGATGTGA
- a CDS encoding dihydroxyacetone kinase subunit DhaK encodes MKQLINSGGHIRQQLLAGLTYTYNDSLNWQPKTGIVTKKRLPDNKVILLSGGGCGHEPAHIGYIGENMLDCAVMGAIFEPPASSEILQAIEETYNGHGTLLIIKNFEKDVANFLEAEKQAKAKGLLVSHVIVDDDCSIESGTFEKRRRGVAGTVLVHKMLGAAATEGKSLNDLQVLGETLIPSIKTLGVAFSPASPIGLIPQQYELAEDEMYFGIGIHGEPGYRIEKMQSSERIAIELVNKLKQQYPKEALTQVAVLVNGLGGIPLLELGIFMNDVQQLLDIEDIEVGFKHMGNFLTAYNTHGLSLTLLTIKEKKWLEYLNTPTDAFGWK; translated from the coding sequence ATGAAACAATTAATCAATTCCGGCGGGCATATTCGCCAACAATTATTAGCTGGACTTACGTATACATATAATGACAGCTTAAATTGGCAACCAAAAACAGGGATTGTCACTAAAAAAAGACTGCCCGACAACAAGGTAATCTTACTCAGTGGTGGTGGATGTGGTCATGAGCCTGCTCACATTGGCTATATTGGGGAAAATATGCTGGATTGTGCGGTGATGGGCGCTATTTTTGAACCTCCTGCCAGCTCAGAAATTCTTCAAGCAATCGAAGAAACATACAATGGCCATGGCACGTTGCTGATTATTAAAAATTTTGAAAAGGATGTCGCCAATTTTTTAGAAGCAGAGAAACAGGCAAAAGCAAAAGGCCTATTAGTTTCTCATGTAATCGTAGATGATGATTGCTCAATTGAAAGTGGTACGTTCGAAAAAAGACGACGCGGTGTTGCTGGAACTGTTTTAGTGCATAAAATGCTAGGAGCAGCTGCTACAGAGGGAAAATCGTTAAATGACCTCCAAGTGTTAGGAGAAACGCTGATTCCTTCGATTAAAACATTAGGTGTAGCTTTTTCACCGGCGTCTCCTATTGGACTGATTCCGCAACAATATGAATTAGCAGAAGACGAAATGTACTTTGGTATTGGGATTCATGGGGAGCCTGGCTATCGGATTGAAAAAATGCAATCCTCTGAACGAATTGCCATTGAACTCGTCAATAAGTTAAAACAGCAATACCCAAAAGAAGCGTTAACGCAAGTAGCCGTTTTGGTAAATGGATTAGGTGGGATTCCTCTACTTGAACTGGGGATTTTTATGAATGATGTTCAACAATTATTAGATATTGAAGATATCGAAGTCGGTTTCAAACATATGGGCAATTTTCTAACGGCCTACAATACTCATGGACTTTCTCTTACTCTTTTAACCATCAAAGAAAAAAAATGGCTAGAGTATTTAAATACACCAACAGATGCTTTTGGTTGGAAGTAA
- the dhaK gene encoding dihydroxyacetone kinase subunit DhaK, translating into MKKIINQAQNVVPEMVQGFVRAHHETIQQVPETFVLKQKEISKQVALISGGGSGHEPAHAGFVGAGMLQAAVCGQVFTSPTPDQIFEGIKAIDQGQGVVMVVKNYSGDIMNFDMAKDLAEMEDINVGTVVVDDDIAVEDSTYTQGKRGVAGTILVHKILGAAARNGATVEELVALGEKVVENLKTIGVALTGATVPEVGKPGFVLGEDEIEFGVGIHGEPGYKREKIKPSKEMAEELISKLKAAFQWNKGDRFAILVNGLGGTPLMEQYIFYDDVMSLLDSEGVEVFFSKVGNYMTSLEMAGISVTLLKVEDDWVEALNEEVGTVAW; encoded by the coding sequence ATGAAAAAAATTATCAATCAAGCACAAAATGTCGTTCCAGAAATGGTTCAAGGATTTGTTCGTGCCCATCATGAAACCATTCAACAAGTTCCAGAAACATTTGTATTAAAACAAAAAGAAATTAGCAAACAAGTGGCGTTGATCAGCGGAGGCGGTAGTGGTCACGAACCAGCTCATGCTGGGTTTGTTGGGGCAGGTATGCTGCAAGCTGCAGTGTGCGGACAAGTATTTACTTCACCCACACCTGACCAAATTTTTGAAGGAATCAAAGCCATCGATCAAGGGCAAGGTGTTGTGATGGTAGTGAAAAATTATTCTGGCGATATCATGAATTTCGATATGGCAAAGGATTTAGCAGAAATGGAAGATATCAACGTTGGCACCGTTGTGGTAGACGATGATATTGCGGTTGAAGATAGTACCTATACTCAAGGAAAACGTGGTGTTGCAGGAACGATTTTAGTCCACAAAATTTTGGGAGCAGCAGCCCGCAATGGGGCAACGGTAGAAGAGTTAGTGGCATTGGGTGAAAAAGTGGTTGAGAATTTAAAAACAATTGGCGTTGCCTTAACGGGAGCAACTGTTCCAGAAGTGGGTAAACCAGGTTTTGTTTTAGGAGAAGACGAGATTGAGTTTGGTGTAGGTATCCACGGAGAGCCCGGCTATAAACGTGAAAAAATCAAGCCGTCTAAAGAAATGGCAGAAGAATTGATTTCAAAATTAAAAGCGGCATTTCAATGGAATAAAGGGGATCGGTTCGCTATTTTAGTCAACGGCTTAGGTGGAACACCATTGATGGAGCAATATATTTTTTATGATGATGTCATGAGTTTACTGGATTCAGAAGGTGTGGAGGTTTTTTTTTCAAAAGTGGGGAATTATATGACCTCTTTAGAAATGGCAGGAATTTCTGTGACGTTGCTAAAAGTAGAAGATGATTGGGTAGAAGCACTGAATGAAGAGGTTGGTACTGTTGCTTGGTAA